The DNA window TGCTGGCAAAACCGGCGCCGGTGCCGAAATAGCCGTTGTTGGCCAGCCCCGGCAGCACATAGAGCCCGTTGGGGCTGGTGCCCGGCGTGGTGACGGGCACCAGCGTGTTGGCGGTGAGCGCGCGGGCCGAGGTCAGGATCGGATAGGACTGGTAATAGCTGCCCGACAGGATGATCGAGCCGCCCTGCCATTTGTGCCCGACATTGAGCGTGGTGGAATATTCCGCGCCATCACCCTTGTCGGTCACACCCGCCTTGGCGGTGGCTTTCAGCCCGTTGAAGGGCTGGATCGTCTTGATGTTGACCACCCCCGCGATGGCGTCCGCGCCATAGAGCGCCGAGGCCCCGTCTTTCAGCACCTCGATCCCGTCGATCATGCCCGCCGGGATGGTGTTGAGATCGACGAAATCGCGGAAACCGCGCTGCCCCACGCCATCGACCCAGCGATGGCCGTCCACCAGCACCAGCACGCGGTTGCCGCTGCCTTCCGCCCCGCCCAGATAGCGCAGATTGATCGAGCTGGCGCCGTAAGAGGTGCCCTGCGTGCCGTTGGAATTGAGGCTAACACCCGCCGACGGCAGCTTCTGCAACAGATCGCCCACCGAGGATGAGCCCGATTTGGCGATCTCGTCGGAGGTGATGGTCAGCAGCGGCCCCAGCGAGTCCGCATCCTTGCGACGGATGCGCGATCCGGTGACGACGATGTCATTCGCCGAAGCCGGTGCGGCAGCGGGCGCTGCCTCTGGCGCGGCGCCGTCCTGCGCCTGGGCCTGCCCCGATGTCAGGGCCAACACGCTGCCCCCCAAAGCCAGCATGCGAGACAGAGCGATGCGTTTGCGAAAGGCCGATGCCATATGAAACCCCCTAAAACCGGATGCAACCGGCTTAGGGAGGCTGTCACAGCTATGAAACAGGATTAGGTTTTTTCATCTATCCATGCGTTTTTGATATAGGGAAGCGGCCAGGATTTTTCCACGACACTAACGCTCACTCCTTTTCCAAGCTTTCGTGCGCCAGTCCTTCCGTTACGTAAACAAAAGGCGGCTTAGAGAAGAGTCATTATTCAGCGAGAGCAGCTAACATGTCTACCGGTGTCGACCGCCAGAAGCGAGAGGGCGAACGGCAGGTTTCGACGTAAGTTGACATTCCCAGCACCGCCTCGGACCGGCGTGTGTTGGTCGAGATCTCTCGTTCCGACGCTGCGGGGAGAGCCGCCAACAAAGCTGCCCTAGCGCCCCTCCTGTGTCCTCGCTAATAGCTGCCCGTCGTTCATCACCATTCTCACCATGGTACCTAGCCTTGCTGCGGTAGAGCCTTTGCGCTAGTGAAGGTGCATCGGGACCAAGCAACCTCCCGATCAGGCGTCAGCCCAAGAGTTGCCTTTCTATGACCCGCGTTTCGCGGATCGAAAGGCGTTTGGGTTCATGACAGCACCTTCACCTCCCGATTTTCCAGAACTGCTGCGCGTTTCCGCACGCATCGGCTGCTTGAGTTTTGGCGGCCCGGCCGGGCAGATCGCGCTGATGCACCGCGAACTGGTCGAGGAACGGCGCTGGGTCAGCGAAGACCAGTTCCTCCACGCCCTCAACTTCTGCCGCCTGTTGCCCGGTCCTGAGGCGCAGCAATTGGCGATCTGGATCGGATGGAAGCTGCATGGTGTGCGCGGCGGGCTGGCCGCTGGTCTGCTCTTCGTCATTCCCGGTGCGCTGGTCATTCTGGCGCTGTCGGTGCTCTATGGCTTCGCCGCGCATCTGGGCTGGTTCGCGGCTCTGTTCCTTGGAATCAAGGCGGCGGTGCTGGCCATCGTCGTGCAAGCGGTGCTGCGCTTGGCTGGCCGAGCTCTGGCCACGCCCTTTCGCAAGGGCGTGGCGGTCGCCTCGTTCCTGGCCCTGTTCCTGTTCAATGCACCGTTTCCCTTAGTGGTCATCGGCGCCGGAGCCATCGGATGGCTCGTTGCCCGTCAGCGTCCTGATCTCCTGGGACTCAAACCCACAACAGCGCTCGTACATGCATCCCCGGCACCGTGGCGGCACAGTCTGTGGTCGGCCGGGCTCGGCCTGCTCGCATGGGTCGCGCCGATGGTCGGGGTGCTTGCGGTGCTGGGCAAAGAGCATGTGCTTTGGCGGATCGGCCTGTTCTTCTCCAAGCTGGCGGTGGTGACGTTCGGAGGGGCCTATGCGGTGCTGGCCTATATGGCCCAACAGGCCGTCAGCGCACAGCATTGGCTCAGCGCCAGCGAAATGGCCGATGGGCTGGGGCTGGCCGAGACCACGCCGGGCCCGCTCATCATGGTCACGCAATTCGTGGGCTATCTTGCCGCCTTTCGAGCGCCCGCGCCCTTCACGCCGCTGACGGCAGGCATCCTCGGCGCGCTGCTGACAACATGGGTGACCTTCGCACCCTGCTTTCTCTGGGTGTTCGCGCTGGCTCCATGGATCGAGCGGCTCGAACGCGCGCAATTGCTCAAGGGCGCGCTGGCGCTGGTCACCTCGGCCGTCGTCGGCGTCATCACCAATTTGAGCGCATGGTTTGCCCTGCAGGTGCTGTTCCGCGCGCTACATCCGGTCACCTTCGGCCCCGTCGCTCTCAACCTGCCGGTGCTCGCCAGCTTCGACTGGCGCGCGGGGCTGATCGCGATCGCTTCAGGCTGGGCGATCATCGCCGCGCGCAAACCCATCATCCCGGTTCTCATCCTTGCCGCCATCAGCGGCTGCCTTCTCATCCTGATCCCCTGAACGGAGCATACCCCCATGACCGATCTTTGCCGCCGCAACGCTCTGGGCAGCATCGCCCTTGGCATGGCCGCAGCTACAGCCCCGATCGAAGCAGGCGCTCAGAGCCCGGCGCCCGCCCCGGTGCTGGCTTTCGCCGGTGGCCATCAGCCCAAGCCTTTGGGCTTCGACCCCACCAAACTCACCGGCCTGTCGGAGAAGCTCATCCGCTCGCATTGGGAGAACAACTATCAGGGGTCGGTCAAGGCGCTCAACATGGTGGAGGGACGCCTTGCCAGCGCCATGGCCGACAAGGATCTGCCGCCGGTGATCTATGGCGGGCTCAAGCGCGAGGAACTGCATCGCACCGGCTCGGTGATCCTCCATGAGCTCTATTTCGAGCAGTTTGGCGGCAATGGGCAGGCCTCGGGCGCGATCCACGATGCCCTGATCCGCAGCCACGGCAGCTTCGAGGCGTGGGAAGCCGAATTCCGCCGCACCGCCATGGCGCTGGCGGGCGGCTCGGGCTGGTGCATCCTGGCCTGGAATCACTACACCAGATCGCTCCATAACTATTGGGCCTGGGACCACACCAACGGTCCTGTTACCGGTACGCCGCTGCTGGTGCTCGATATGTATGAGCATGCCTTCGCGCTGGATTACGGGGCGGCGGCGGCCAAATATGTCGATGCCTTCATGCACAATGTCGATTGGGCGGTCGTCGATGCGCGCTACAAGAGCGCGACGCGCAAAGACTGAACGGGGGGCCTGCCATGTCCGCACTCAACGCCATTGCTCCGACCAAGCTCATGAGGCTGGTGGGAACGCCCGGTTGCCCGGTGCTGATCGACGTCCGTTCTCCCCAGGAGACAGCGGCAAGCCTGTTCCCCGGTGCTGTCCTGCGCGACGGCGCCGAGGTGACAACATGGGCACCCGGTCTTTCCGGGCGAGAGGTGGTGGTCATCTGCCACAACGGTCGTGCCATCAGTCCGGGTGTTGCGGCGTGGCTGCGCCACCATGGGGCCGATGCTCAGGTGCTCGAAGGCGGCATGGTGGGGTGGCAGGCGGCCAGATTGCCAACCATCGATCCGCAGGCCTTGCCACCGCGCGATGCGCTTGGGCGGACAGTCTGGGTTACGCGGGCCCGGCCCAAGGTGGACCGCATCGCCTGCCCATGGCTGATCCGCCGCTTCGTGGACCCTGAGGCCGTGTTCCTGTTCGCCGCCCCATCCGAGATCGAGGCCGTGACGCTGGCGTTCGGCGCTACGCCCTTCGATGTCGAAGGTGAGGGCCTGCGCTGGACGCATCGCGGTGAGCTATGCACCTTCGATGCAATGGTGCAGGATTTCGGCCTTGGCGAACTGGCTGCGCTGGCCCGCCTGGCGATGATCGTGCGCGGCGCCGATACGGACCGGGTGGCGATTGCCCCGGAAGCGCCGGGATTGCTTGCTCTGTCTTTGGGGCTCTCGCGCATGTTCGATGACGACCATCGTCAACTCGATGCGGGGCTGCTGGTCTATGACGCCCTGTACCGCTGGAGCCGTGACGCGACGGATGAAACCCACAACTGGGCCTCGCACAGATCACGGAGAGGCGAGCTTTAGAAACTCTCTGAGCCGCTAACAAAGCGGTCATTCCATGACTCTGCTGTGAGGGCTAAGAGCGGCCTTCTGTTCATCACTTCCAGATGCTCGAACTAAGCCGCAGAAGCTCCCCAAGCATGCGGTGTGGAGCGCTGCAAATTACCTTCATTCCCGATATCGCAAGGTCTTCACCAGCATGGCAAAGGCCGCTGTAGGCTGACGCCGACTGGGGTAATAAAGATGGTATCCAGGCAGCGGCCTCGACCAGTCCTCCAGCACGCGCACCAAACGACCGCTGGCCAGATGGTGCTCGACCTGATCGAGCGGCAGATGCGCCAACCCGAAACCATCGAGCGCAGCCTGTGCCAGCATGTCGATGGTGTTGAACGCCATCTGCCCGTCAACCCGCACGCGCAGGGCATGACGGTCCTTCTCGAAATCCCAGATGTAGAAACCGCGATCGGCTGAAATGCGCAAATTGATGCATTGATGGCGCACCAGATCCTGCGGCACCATCGGCGCACCCACCCGTTCCAGATAGGCGGGCGAGGCGACGATGGCGATCTGGAGATCGGGCGCGATGCGCAGCGCGATCATGTCCTTGTCCACGTCCTCACCCAACCGCACGCCCGCATCGAAACGGTCGGCGACAATGTCGGCAAGTCCATAATCGGACACGATCTCGACCCGGATATCGGGATAGTCGGCCAGCAAGCGCGCCAGCGCGGGATAGAGTATGGTCGCGGTCGCATGTTCGACCGAGGTGATGCGGATCAGTCCCGCAGGCTTTTCGCGCATCTCGGTCAAGGTGGCGATCCGAGCATCCAGCGCACCGAGGGCGGGCACCAATGTTTCCAGCAACTGCTCACCCGCCTGTGTCGGCGCCATGCTGCGCGTGGTGCGGGTTAGCAGGCGCAGCCCCAGATGCGCCTCCAGCCGCCGAATAATCTGGCTGAGCGCCGATTGCGACATGCCCAGCCGGGCCGCCGCGCGCGTGAAATTACGCTCCTCGGCCACCACCGCAAAGGCGGTCAGGTCAGCCATCTCGCCCCGCCGCATTCAGTGCTACTCCTTCTAGGTCCATGCCGATACTAGTGGCTAATCGCAGATCTGCCCATGCCCTATTCCAGTGCCAGTGCCCCCTGGATGGATGATGATCAATGGACGCCGACAGCTTGCTTGAACCCTTTGCGCTGATCCCCGGCCTGACCTTGCGCAACCGGGTAGCCATGGCGCCGATGACCACCTGGGCCGCAGACGACGACGGCACCGTCTCGCATGAGGAGGAGGCATGGTATCGCCGCCGCGTGGGCGATGTCGGGCTGGTCATCACCGGCTGCACCCATGTTCAGGCCAACGGCGTTGGCTTTACCGGCGAATTCGCCGCGCATGACGACAGCTTCATCCCCAGCCTCGCCCGACTGGCCATTGCGGCCAAAAGCGGCGGTGCCCCCGCCATCCTCCAGATCTTTCATGCCGGGGGCAAAACGCGCTCTGATCTGGTGGCAGACGTGGTCGCGGCCAGCGCTGTCGAGGGCGAGGCCGGGCCTTTCTCCGATGCGCTGATGCCGCGCGCGCTGGCGGATGCCGAGGTCGAGGCGGTGGTCCAGGCCTTTGGCGATGCCACGCGCCGGGCGATCATCGCCGGTTTCGATGGGGTGGAACTGCACGGCGCGCATGGCTTCCTGCTCCAGAACTTCCTCTCTCCCCACAGCAACCGCCGTGGGGATCGCTGGGGCGGATCGCTGAAGGGACGCCAGCGCTTCCCGCTGGAGGTGGTGGCGCAGGTTCGTCACGTGATCGCGACCTGCGCCAACCGCCCTTTCGCTTTGGGCTATCGCCTAACCTGTGACGAGCCCTATGACGATGGCCTGCGCATGGCGGACAGCCTTGTTCTGGTCGATGGATTGATCGGCGCCGGGATCGATTATCTGCATGCCTCGCTTGGACAGGCTCTGGATGCCCGTCCGGTCGATGCGCCAGAGGGCCCCGCAATCATCACCATCCTGCGCGATCATCTGGCAGGCCGCATTCCCCTGATCGCGGCGGGGCAGATCCGCACGCCGCTGCAGGCAAAGCAGGCGCTGAATATGGGCCTCTCGGCTGTGGCCATCGGGCAGGCCCTGGTGATGAACCCGGATTGGGTCGCACAGCTATGCGGGGAGACCACCACAATGCGGGAACTGGCCATCGGGCCAGAGGATGTCGCCCCGCTGGCCGTGCCGCCAAAACTATGGCGGATCATCGCATCGACGCCGGGGTGGTTCCCGGCACGCGGGGCGTGACCATGCCCGCCATCGACCGCCGCGCCTTCCTTGACGCCGCCGTGGCCGGAGCGGCGCTGGCCTTCGCTCGCCCTTCTTTCGCAACAGGACCCAGACTATGAACACCCGCAAACTCGGCTCGCTCACCGTCTCCGAACTCGGCTCTGGCTGCATGAACATGAGCGGCAATTACAACCCGCCCGCCGATGTGCCCCAGTCGATCCGCACCATCCGCAAGGCCGCCGAACTAGGCGTCACCTTCTTCGACACAGCCGAGGTCTATGGGCCCTACATCAACGAGGAACTGGTCGGCGAAGCGCTACAGCCAATTCGCGACAGCGTAGCCATCGCGACCAAGTTCGGCTTTGCCATCGACGGAACGATCGCCCTCAACAGCCGCCCCGAGCATATCCGCAAAGTCGTCGAGCAATCGCTCAAACGCCTGCGCACTGACCGTATCGACCTCTATTACCAGCACCGCATCGATCCCGCCGTGCCCGTCGAGGAGGTTGCCGGCGCCATCAAGGATTTGATCGCACAGGGCAAGGTGCTGCATTTCGGCCTTTCCGAGGCCAGCGCCGCCTCGATCCGCCGCGCCCATGCCGTCCAGCCGGTGTCGGCGGTGCAGAGCGAATATTCGCTTTGGACGCGCAATGTGGAACTGAACGGCGTGTTGGCGACCTGCCGGGAACTGGGCATCGGCTTTGTACCATGGGCGCCGCTGGGGGAAGGTTTCTTTACGGGCAAGTACGATACCACAACGACCTATAGTGATGCCGATTTCAGAGGAGGCTTTCCGCGTTTTTCAAAGCAGTTCATGCCGCTGAACATGCCGATCATCGCATGGTTGCAGGCCTACGCCCAAACCAAGGGCGCCACGCCCGCCCAGATCGCCCTGGCATGGCTACTGGCCAAAGGGGACCACATCGTGCCGATCCCCGGCAGGCGCCATGAAGCGCATCTGCTGGAAAATCTGGGTGCGCGGAACCTTCGCCTTACGCCCGCCGATGTGCAGGACATCGAGACGTCGCTATCCAGATTTCCGGTCTATGGAGACAGAATGGGGACAGCGCATATGAGCCAGATCGATTATACCGTTTGATCTTACATTTCCGGTGGGCGTGGCAAGCAGACCAAATTGCCACGCCCACCAGGATCGCCCCAGAAACAGACGTTCGCGGTCCATTGCCACGGTGTCGAAACCACCCGTTCGTTCATACCAGAAATACCGGCCCACCAATGGCGCGATAGGCCGGATCTTCGCTTAAAGCTCAGTTCTTTCTGACAACGTCAACGCATCATCGACGTCCACGCCGAGATAGCGGACCGTATGCTCGATGTTGGTGTGCCCGAGCAGGATCTGGATCGCCCGCAGATTTCCCGTTGCCTTGTAGATGAGCGCGGCCTTGGTTCGGCGCATGGAATGCGTGCCATACTGGCTCTTGTCGAGGCCAACGGTCGACACCCACTCATCGAGCAGGCGGGCATATTGCCGGGTGCTGATATGGCCCATGTAATCCACCCGACTTGGAAAAACGAAGTCGTTCAAGGATCCCTTCCGCCGTTCAAGCCAAGCCAGCAGGCTCTTGCGTGCTTCTGCCATGATTTCGAACTGGACCGGGCGGCCGGTCTTGTGCTGGATGACGGTGGCCCGGTTGCGGATGCTGCCACCGCTGACCAGATCGCCGATGCGAAGCTTCACAAAGTCGCACCCGCGCAACTTGCTGTCGATCGCAAGGTCGAACAGGGCGCGATCACGCAGGCGCCGATGTTCGTTGAGATAGAACCGGATAGCCCAAATGTCCTGCGGCCTTAGCGGGCGCTTCGGCCCCACATTCTGTCCAGCGTTCCAAGGGCGCCGTTCATGCACGGCGGGGTCAACATCTGAATGTCCCATTATGCTTCTCCTGCGGCCGTGATGGCCGGTTGGCAGGATACGCCTCTTGAGAATGTTAGGCATTGTGTTATAACTACCGTATGAACGCCAGCCTCAAGATCACCAAGATCGGCAACTCTGCCGGTGTCGTCCTGCCAAAGGAATTGCTTGCCAAGCTGCGCGCTGGCGTGGGCGACACACTGTATGTGACCGAAACACCCGATGGCCTCCGGATCACGGCGGCAGACCCTTCCTTCGAGGCCAAGATGGCACTGGCAGAACAGATCATGCGCGAGGACAGGGATATTCTGCGCGTGCTGGCCAAGTAACATGGCGCAAATTGTTGAGCCGGTCTGGATCGAGGCCGAACTTGCGCTTGCTATCCACGACCGCCAACTGGCCGAGCATGGAGGCCCGATTGGCCTGCGTGATGCTTCAGCGCTGGAATCCGCTTTGGGCCGCCCACGCAACCAGTGGGCCTATGGCGAGGCCGATCTTTGCGCTTTGGCGGCGGCCTATGCTTATGGCGTGGCGCGCAATCACCCTTTTGTCGACGGTAACAAACGCACGGCATGGGTGCTGGCGCGCCTATTCCTGGCGCTGAACAATGTGCAGATCAGCTTTGCGCCCGAGGAAGCCATTCGCATGGTGTTGGCACTGGCCAGTGGCGCGCTGACCGAAGCCGAAGTGGCGGAGTGGTTCAGAGCAAGGGAAGTGTGAACTTGCACCCGAGTTTCTTCTTTCAACGCAAGTCGGCGACCCCGAGTTCGTCCCATATCCAGGAGAAACTGCAACCCCCCATTTGCTCATTGCCCGATTTGGCTGTCATGTTCTCAATGTATTTGAGCCATTCCCGCACCTTGGCGCGACCGGCTTTGGTTCTGGCCATCTGGCGGGGTGTCTTGTTGCCCAATGCGGGCACTGGTTCGTCGAGGACCTGCCGATATTGCCGGTCCATCATCTCTCCAACAATGCGCTGCATTTCGGCGAGAGGTATTTCCGGCTCGGCAATCGCCTCGCGCTCGCGGTCCTGCTCCTCCATCATCTGTGCAACGGTAAGGATTTCTGTCAGCGGCGCCTGAACCAAGTCCCCAAGCAGCGGGATGAAGAGGTGCCTTGCGCGTTCTGCCCGCTTGGCGCTGTTCACCTCGATGGTGAGGAAGCGCCCGGCCAAATCAACATTGCCCAGGACGGTCGAGCCATCGTCCATCGTCGATGCCAGCACCTGGGCGTTGGGCTTTGCCACCTTCTTGGGTTTTGCGCGCTTGTCTTCCAGCCAATTCCAGAATTTAGCGGAGGCGGGAGACAAGGTGGGCACCGTGTGGAACCGGGCAGCGATCTGCTTTTGTTTCACCCCTTTGGAGATTGGGAACACGAGGCGGTGAAACAGAATGTCGTCGCCATCGTTGTTGACGAAATCAGGCATAGCAGGCCGCATGCCCCCTGCTGCCTCAATCAGCCAGGTGGCAGTGAACAGCGGGGCGCTATGGCGCAGCAACGCGGCGCGGTCCGTCGTGTCAAAATGGAGTTCGGGGCCGGGCTGTGCGCCGATCCTGGCAAAACCGTCGATCAATTGGGCGCTGGCTTCTGGCCCGAAAGCCAGCAGCGCCCCTGAAATGACCGTGCCGCTCCGCCCCATGATCAGGCGCGTGGCGATCTTGTCCCAGTTGCGCAAATTGCGGGTCGCGCTCCGCTCCTGCACCGTGACCGGTTCGTCATTTTGCAGCAGATCGCGCAGACGCATCGACTGGCCGGGCACCACTTCGCTTACTTCGTAGAGTGACATCGGCGTGTCGCGCAGGGCCTTGATATAGGCTTTCACCGAAGGGGTTTCGTTCCAGCCCCGGCGCTTGAGATAATCGTCAGCGAGATTCTCGCCATCGATCTCACGCCCCAACAGGTCTTCGAACGCGCAACCCCACAGCGGGCCTTCCCAATGCGGCCCGACCAGGTCGAGCAACTCGTCAAAATCCACGTTCAATTCATCAGCAGCAGGCCCGAAATGCTCGGCCAGACAATCATCAAGGCGCGCCTTCCATGGCTCGCGCCCGGCATATTTGATCAGGCCGGACAGGTCGTGGGTCGCGGGCAAGGGGGGGCTCCTGTTGGTGTTGTCCCGTCCTGCATTTTCGATCCATTGACGTCAACGCCATGAATCCAAGTGGGAAGTGCCTGCCGCCGCGATTCCTGCCCTTCAGGTGGTGACCTTAAACTCTCGAAAGTCGCCCTTCATTCACGGTGATGGAATTGGCCCAGCAAACGCCACGCAGCGCAGGCCCCGATAAGCTTCGACCAGTTGCTCCAGCGTGAAAGCGCGATTGCGACCGCTGGGATTGGGCAACACCCAGGTCGTCGCGCCGGCAAAACCCATGGCCTGCCGCCCCCATGCGATCTCCCGCTGGCCCGACATCCCCGCCCACGCCGGCTTGCCCAGAAAGGCGACAAAGGCCGGTCGGTAACGGGCGATCTTGCCTCCGAAGGCATCGGCTGCCGCGCGATATTCAGCCGGATCGATCTGATCCTCACGCGCCGTCGGGCGCGCAACCACTGTGGTGAGGCCGCAGCCATGGTGTAGCAAGTCCCGGCTGTCCTGCGGGGCGAACCTATGCGGCGTGAAGCCTGCCTCATGCATCACCTGCCAGAAACGGTTGCCTCGCCCCGCAAAATGATGCCCGGTTGCAGCCGCCAGCAATCCCGGATTTGATCTGCCCCCTTCTGAGTGGCCCATCGACTATCATAGTCTGGATCACGAAGGAGGAATGGAATGGCTCGGAAGCACAAGCCGGAGGAGATCATCGGCAAGCTGCGTGAAGCGGAGATCGTGCTGGCGCAGGGTGGGACGGTGGCGGATGCCTGCCGACGGATCGGCGTCACCGAACAGAGCTATTATCGCTGGCGCAAGGAGTATGGCGGCCTGAAGATGGATCAGGCGCGGCGGATGAAGGACTTGGAGCGCGAGAATGCTCGGCTTCGGCAGGCGGTGTCGGACCTAACGCTAGACAAGATGATCCTCCAGGAGGCTGCACGGGGAAACTACTGAGCCCCGCGCGCCGACGTCGCTGTATCGACCACATCCAAGGGATGATGACTGTCTCCGAGCGGCGGGTCTGCCGTGTGCTCGGCCAGCATCGATCGACACAGCGCAAGGCCCCCCGCGGGGCAGACGAGGAAGCAGCTCTCACAGAGGACATCATCGCTCTGGCTCGGCAATATGGTCGTTATGGCTATCGCCGGGTGACGGCCTTGCTGCGCGATGCCGGCTGGCACGTGAACCGCAAGCGGGTCGAGCGCATCTGGCGGCGCGAGGGGCTCAAAGTGCCGCAGAAGCAGCCGAAACGCGGCCGTCTCTGGCTCAATGACGGATCGTGCATCCGGCTGCGACCCGAGTATCCGGGGCATGTGTGGTCCTACGACTTCGTCGAGGGCCGCACCCACGAAGGCCGCAAGTTCCGCATCCTATCGATCATCGACGAGGCCAGCAGGGAGTGCTTGGCCTTGCCGGTCGCGAGACGGCTCAGAAGCGAGGATGTGCTGGCGGCGCTGGCCGATCTGTTCATCACCCGCGGCCCGCCGGCACATATACGTTCGGACAATGGTCCTGAATTTATCGCCGCGGCCGTGCAGCAATGGCTGGCCAGGATCGGTGTGAAGACGCTCTACATCACGTCCGGCAGCCCATGGGAAAATGGCTATTGTGAGTCCTTCAACGGCTCGATGCGCGATGAACTGTTGAACGGGGAGATCTTCTACACGCTGGCCGAGGCGAAGATCCTGATCGAAGCCTGGCGGCGGCACTATAACACCATCCGCCCGCACAGCTCGCTCGGCTATCGACCGCCGGCACCGGAAACAGCGACGCCGCCATGGCCGCCCTCCGGTTCCGCTGCGCTCCACCTACGGTCGACCATGGCGCCGGAAGCAACAATGCACTAACAATCAACACGGACCACTCAGTGGGGGCCGATCAACACAAGATCGCAAAGTCGCCGTCGTGACCGGCGCATCGCAAGGACTGGGCGCGGGTTTCGTCGAGGCCTTTCTGCAGCGCGGCTACCGGGTCGTCGCCACCTCGCGCTCGATTGCCCCCTCACACAACCCCGACCTGCTGACCATCGCCGGCGACATCGGCCTGGCTGACACCGGCGCCCGCGTGATCGAGGCGGCGCTCAAGACTTTCGGGCGGGTGGATACGCTGGTCAACAATGCGGGCATCTTCACCGCCAGCCCCTTCACGCAGTTCACGCCCGAACAGTATCAGGCCAACATCGCCACCAACCTGCATGGTTTCTTCCACATCACCCAGCACGCCATCGCCGCGATGGAACGGCAGGGCCAGGGCCATGTGGTGCAGATCACCACCAGCCTTGTCGATCACGCGATCTCGGGCGTGCCCTCGGCGCTGGCGGCGCTGACCAAGGGCGGGCTCAACGCCGCCACGCGCAGTCTGGCCATCGAATATGCCGCGCGCGGCATCCGGGTGAACGCCGTGTCGCCCGGTGTGATCCGCACCCCGATGCATACGCCTGAAACGCATAGCTTTCTCGATGCGCTGCATCCCATCGGCCACATGGGCGAGGTGGAGGATATCGTCCAAGCGGTGCTGTATCTTGAGGATGCGGGTTTCGTGACCGGCGAGATCCTGCATGTCGATGGCGGCCAGTCCGCCGGGCACTGATCGGGAGACAGGCGATGCCAATCGTGACCATTCAGATCACGCGCGAGGGCACCCTCCCGGGCGCGAAGGCCACCAC is part of the Novosphingobium sp. genome and encodes:
- the chrA gene encoding chromate efflux transporter; the protein is MTAPSPPDFPELLRVSARIGCLSFGGPAGQIALMHRELVEERRWVSEDQFLHALNFCRLLPGPEAQQLAIWIGWKLHGVRGGLAAGLLFVIPGALVILALSVLYGFAAHLGWFAALFLGIKAAVLAIVVQAVLRLAGRALATPFRKGVAVASFLALFLFNAPFPLVVIGAGAIGWLVARQRPDLLGLKPTTALVHASPAPWRHSLWSAGLGLLAWVAPMVGVLAVLGKEHVLWRIGLFFSKLAVVTFGGAYAVLAYMAQQAVSAQHWLSASEMADGLGLAETTPGPLIMVTQFVGYLAAFRAPAPFTPLTAGILGALLTTWVTFAPCFLWVFALAPWIERLERAQLLKGALALVTSAVVGVITNLSAWFALQVLFRALHPVTFGPVALNLPVLASFDWRAGLIAIASGWAIIAARKPIIPVLILAAISGCLLILIP
- a CDS encoding Fe-Mn family superoxide dismutase, which encodes MTDLCRRNALGSIALGMAAATAPIEAGAQSPAPAPVLAFAGGHQPKPLGFDPTKLTGLSEKLIRSHWENNYQGSVKALNMVEGRLASAMADKDLPPVIYGGLKREELHRTGSVILHELYFEQFGGNGQASGAIHDALIRSHGSFEAWEAEFRRTAMALAGGSGWCILAWNHYTRSLHNYWAWDHTNGPVTGTPLLVLDMYEHAFALDYGAAAAKYVDAFMHNVDWAVVDARYKSATRKD
- a CDS encoding chromate resistance protein ChrB domain-containing protein; the encoded protein is MSALNAIAPTKLMRLVGTPGCPVLIDVRSPQETAASLFPGAVLRDGAEVTTWAPGLSGREVVVICHNGRAISPGVAAWLRHHGADAQVLEGGMVGWQAARLPTIDPQALPPRDALGRTVWVTRARPKVDRIACPWLIRRFVDPEAVFLFAAPSEIEAVTLAFGATPFDVEGEGLRWTHRGELCTFDAMVQDFGLGELAALARLAMIVRGADTDRVAIAPEAPGLLALSLGLSRMFDDDHRQLDAGLLVYDALYRWSRDATDETHNWASHRSRRGEL
- a CDS encoding LysR family transcriptional regulator yields the protein MRRGEMADLTAFAVVAEERNFTRAAARLGMSQSALSQIIRRLEAHLGLRLLTRTTRSMAPTQAGEQLLETLVPALGALDARIATLTEMREKPAGLIRITSVEHATATILYPALARLLADYPDIRVEIVSDYGLADIVADRFDAGVRLGEDVDKDMIALRIAPDLQIAIVASPAYLERVGAPMVPQDLVRHQCINLRISADRGFYIWDFEKDRHALRVRVDGQMAFNTIDMLAQAALDGFGLAHLPLDQVEHHLASGRLVRVLEDWSRPLPGYHLYYPSRRQPTAAFAMLVKTLRYRE
- a CDS encoding NADH-dependent flavin oxidoreductase; this translates as MDADSLLEPFALIPGLTLRNRVAMAPMTTWAADDDGTVSHEEEAWYRRRVGDVGLVITGCTHVQANGVGFTGEFAAHDDSFIPSLARLAIAAKSGGAPAILQIFHAGGKTRSDLVADVVAASAVEGEAGPFSDALMPRALADAEVEAVVQAFGDATRRAIIAGFDGVELHGAHGFLLQNFLSPHSNRRGDRWGGSLKGRQRFPLEVVAQVRHVIATCANRPFALGYRLTCDEPYDDGLRMADSLVLVDGLIGAGIDYLHASLGQALDARPVDAPEGPAIITILRDHLAGRIPLIAAGQIRTPLQAKQALNMGLSAVAIGQALVMNPDWVAQLCGETTTMRELAIGPEDVAPLAVPPKLWRIIASTPGWFPARGA
- a CDS encoding aldo/keto reductase, with the protein product MNTRKLGSLTVSELGSGCMNMSGNYNPPADVPQSIRTIRKAAELGVTFFDTAEVYGPYINEELVGEALQPIRDSVAIATKFGFAIDGTIALNSRPEHIRKVVEQSLKRLRTDRIDLYYQHRIDPAVPVEEVAGAIKDLIAQGKVLHFGLSEASAASIRRAHAVQPVSAVQSEYSLWTRNVELNGVLATCRELGIGFVPWAPLGEGFFTGKYDTTTTYSDADFRGGFPRFSKQFMPLNMPIIAWLQAYAQTKGATPAQIALAWLLAKGDHIVPIPGRRHEAHLLENLGARNLRLTPADVQDIETSLSRFPVYGDRMGTAHMSQIDYTV
- a CDS encoding tyrosine-type recombinase/integrase, with product MGHSDVDPAVHERRPWNAGQNVGPKRPLRPQDIWAIRFYLNEHRRLRDRALFDLAIDSKLRGCDFVKLRIGDLVSGGSIRNRATVIQHKTGRPVQFEIMAEARKSLLAWLERRKGSLNDFVFPSRVDYMGHISTRQYARLLDEWVSTVGLDKSQYGTHSMRRTKAALIYKATGNLRAIQILLGHTNIEHTVRYLGVDVDDALTLSERTEL
- a CDS encoding AbrB/MazE/SpoVT family DNA-binding domain-containing protein; this encodes MNASLKITKIGNSAGVVLPKELLAKLRAGVGDTLYVTETPDGLRITAADPSFEAKMALAEQIMREDRDILRVLAK